One window of uncultured Methanoregula sp. genomic DNA carries:
- a CDS encoding PAS domain S-box protein, giving the protein MFSALYVDDEPVLLEVGKMFLEMSGSLHVDTAISAAEALEKMRSTRYDCIISDYQMPGMDGIAFLKQIRNSGNTIPFILFTGKGREEVVIEAFANKADFYLQKGGDPASQFVELEHKIRLVIESRRTQAELLESQQRTEDIIDHLPDPTLAIDLQHRVIVWNKAMEELTGIPKEQILGTSDRSYALPFYQTKRPLLLDLILSPDPETEKEYPAIIKNGRKLISEIFLPRFRDGDGAYFWFIASPLYDTKGSITGAIESIRDVTERRKFLKELHESEERYRAVVEDQTEFISRFLPDGTHVFVNAAYCRYFGKKPEEIIGTRFHPELLQEDEIRIREHLASLTPEHPEAMLEHSIIMPDGKIRWQQWNDRAIFDDTGKLREYQSVGRDITERKAAEDSLLSAYEQITATEEELRAQFEELKQKEEDLTESQRILQGIVNGSPIPQFVLDKNHRVISWNHALEEVTGTKAADVLGTTRASKAFYGDQKRPVLADLLLEGDTDNLPNWYAGKYHKSKYVNDAYEVADFFPHMGTEGIWLLFTASTIRDTTGAVIAAVETLDDITDLKKSEEALTESEEKYRTILENIQDVYYRSDREGNLILASPSVRSVFGYDSVDEFYGKSIADSWYANPEDRTSFLKEIQKNGSVSNYEVTLKKRDGSPIRVSTNSHIYYDKAGQVAGVEGTIRDVTDLRHAEQALIHCNLQLTDIIENLPDATFAIDREGRVIAWNHAMEEMTGVPAAGIIGKGGYEYALPFYGNRRPLLIDQILKADTEAESAASSGPQKTSRALEASTIVPALKGKETTLRAIASPILNQQGELIGAIQSIVDISEIRETREKLKRNEEQYRTLFENTGSGTVLIDENTMITLVNAEFEHLSGYSRQEIEGKKKWTEFVVKEDLARMLEQHRTRRDTPGSGLKTYEFRFITKSGEIRHIHLIIDLIPGTKNSVASLTDITDTVRGQEALRLANRKLNLLSSITRHDVLNQLTSLLGFLALARQRVEDAEVGHFIERGTNAAKTIRSQIEFTRDYQDIGIHSPEWQNVHELIDKAQKTANIRGINVIAEIGDVEIYADLLMEKVFYNLIENAARHGGHVTEIRFSARRDADTLIIIVEDNGIGVPADAREGIFERRYFQNTGLGLFLSREILSITGLTIKENGTPGKGARFEILVPRAAFRTMDHPDPVES; this is encoded by the coding sequence ATGTTTTCTGCCCTGTATGTGGATGACGAGCCGGTCCTTCTTGAAGTAGGTAAGATGTTCCTCGAGATGTCAGGATCACTTCATGTAGACACGGCAATTTCCGCAGCAGAGGCACTGGAAAAAATGCGATCAACCCGGTACGACTGCATAATTTCCGATTACCAGATGCCGGGAATGGATGGTATTGCATTTCTCAAACAGATCCGCAACAGCGGGAACACAATTCCGTTCATCCTCTTCACCGGCAAAGGCAGGGAGGAGGTGGTCATTGAGGCGTTTGCCAACAAGGCTGATTTTTATCTCCAGAAAGGTGGCGATCCTGCATCCCAGTTCGTTGAACTCGAACACAAGATCAGGCTGGTAATCGAAAGCAGACGGACGCAGGCAGAACTCCTGGAATCGCAGCAGCGCACGGAAGATATCATCGATCACCTGCCGGATCCCACTCTGGCAATCGACCTGCAGCACCGGGTCATTGTATGGAACAAGGCTATGGAGGAGCTCACCGGCATCCCCAAAGAACAGATTCTCGGTACAAGCGATCGCTCATATGCCCTTCCTTTTTACCAGACAAAACGTCCCCTCCTCCTGGACCTGATCCTGAGCCCGGATCCCGAAACAGAGAAAGAATATCCTGCCATAATAAAAAACGGGAGAAAACTTATCTCGGAGATATTTCTTCCCCGGTTCAGGGACGGGGACGGTGCATATTTCTGGTTCATCGCCTCCCCGCTGTACGACACGAAGGGATCAATAACCGGTGCAATTGAATCCATCCGCGACGTGACCGAGCGCAGGAAATTCTTAAAGGAATTGCATGAAAGTGAGGAGCGGTACCGGGCGGTCGTCGAGGACCAGACAGAATTTATCTCGCGTTTTCTTCCCGATGGCACCCATGTTTTTGTGAATGCAGCATATTGCCGGTACTTTGGAAAAAAACCGGAAGAGATCATTGGTACCCGGTTCCATCCGGAATTATTGCAGGAGGATGAGATCCGCATACGGGAGCACCTGGCATCCCTTACTCCCGAACACCCGGAAGCCATGCTGGAGCACAGCATCATCATGCCTGACGGGAAGATACGGTGGCAGCAGTGGAATGACAGGGCAATTTTCGATGATACAGGAAAACTCCGGGAGTACCAGTCCGTAGGAAGGGACATCACTGAGCGGAAAGCAGCTGAAGACTCGCTCCTGTCTGCGTACGAACAGATCACGGCAACCGAAGAAGAACTCCGGGCACAGTTCGAGGAACTCAAACAAAAAGAGGAGGATCTTACGGAAAGCCAGCGAATCCTGCAGGGAATCGTCAACGGTTCCCCCATCCCCCAGTTCGTCCTGGATAAAAATCACCGTGTCATCAGCTGGAACCATGCCCTTGAAGAGGTTACCGGAACAAAGGCTGCAGACGTCCTTGGAACCACCCGTGCCAGTAAGGCATTCTATGGAGACCAGAAGCGACCGGTGCTTGCAGATCTGCTTCTGGAGGGCGATACAGACAACCTCCCGAACTGGTATGCCGGAAAGTATCACAAATCGAAATATGTTAATGATGCTTACGAGGTTGCCGATTTTTTTCCGCACATGGGTACCGAAGGGATATGGCTTTTATTCACGGCATCGACCATCCGCGATACTACCGGAGCCGTCATCGCTGCAGTGGAAACTCTTGACGATATCACCGATCTGAAAAAATCTGAAGAAGCACTCACAGAAAGCGAGGAAAAATACCGGACAATTCTTGAAAATATCCAGGACGTTTATTACCGCAGCGATAGAGAGGGAAATCTTATTCTCGCAAGCCCGTCGGTCCGATCCGTCTTCGGTTATGACTCAGTCGATGAATTTTACGGCAAGAGCATCGCGGATTCCTGGTATGCAAACCCGGAGGATCGCACATCGTTCCTTAAGGAGATCCAGAAGAACGGCTCTGTCAGCAATTACGAAGTCACGCTCAAAAAGCGGGATGGCAGCCCCATACGTGTTTCCACGAACAGTCATATCTATTACGACAAAGCGGGACAGGTTGCCGGTGTCGAGGGAACCATCAGGGATGTAACGGATCTCAGGCATGCCGAGCAGGCACTGATCCACTGCAACCTCCAGTTGACCGACATCATCGAGAACCTTCCCGATGCTACCTTTGCCATAGATCGGGAAGGCAGGGTGATAGCCTGGAACCATGCCATGGAGGAGATGACCGGTGTACCTGCTGCCGGCATTATCGGAAAGGGAGGGTACGAATATGCTCTCCCCTTTTACGGCAACCGAAGACCCCTTTTAATAGACCAGATCCTGAAAGCAGATACGGAAGCAGAAAGTGCAGCATCGTCCGGACCGCAAAAAACCAGCCGGGCGCTTGAAGCGTCCACGATTGTTCCTGCCCTGAAAGGGAAAGAGACCACGCTCCGGGCGATTGCGTCACCCATCCTCAACCAGCAGGGAGAGTTGATCGGCGCGATCCAATCGATCGTTGATATCTCGGAGATCCGAGAGACACGGGAGAAACTGAAAAGAAACGAAGAGCAGTACCGCACGCTCTTTGAAAATACCGGGAGCGGCACTGTTCTCATTGACGAGAATACGATGATAACCCTCGTAAACGCGGAGTTTGAGCATCTTTCCGGCTATTCCCGCCAGGAAATCGAGGGAAAGAAGAAATGGACAGAGTTCGTGGTAAAGGAAGATCTTGCGCGTATGCTCGAACAACACCGCACCCGGAGGGATACGCCGGGATCAGGACTTAAAACATATGAATTCCGGTTCATTACAAAATCCGGGGAGATCCGCCATATCCACCTGATTATCGACCTCATACCCGGAACGAAAAACTCCGTTGCTTCGTTAACAGACATAACCGATACCGTCCGGGGACAGGAGGCACTCCGGCTTGCAAACCGTAAACTCAACCTCCTGTCCAGTATTACCCGGCACGATGTCCTCAACCAGCTCACCAGCCTGCTCGGATTTCTTGCCCTTGCCAGGCAACGGGTTGAAGACGCCGAAGTCGGGCATTTTATCGAACGGGGGACAAATGCTGCAAAGACCATCAGGTCGCAGATAGAATTTACCCGGGATTACCAGGATATCGGCATCCATTCTCCCGAATGGCAGAACGTGCACGAGCTCATCGATAAGGCGCAAAAAACGGCAAACATCCGCGGAATCAACGTCATTGCCGAAATCGGGGACGTGGAAATCTATGCTGATCTTCTCATGGAGAAAGTGTTTTACAATCTCATTGAAAATGCCGCACGGCATGGCGGGCATGTCACGGAAATCCGGTTCTCTGCCAGGAGGGATGCAGACACCCTGATAATCATTGTCGAGGATAACGGGATCGGAGTCCCGGCCGATGCCCGGGAGGGAATATTTGAGCGCAGGTATTTCCAAAACACAGGTCTGGGCCTTTTCCTGTCACGGGAGATCCTCTCCATCACCGGTCTCACAATTAAGGAGAACGGGACGCCGGGTAAGGGAGCCCGGTTCGAGATCCTCGTGCCACGGGCAGCATTCAGGACAATGGACCACCCGGATCCTGTTGAATCCTGA
- a CDS encoding pyridoxamine 5'-phosphate oxidase family protein: MAKLTAEMKEAFSKMKVFPVATASKDGTPNVIPIGVVELVDDETIWITDNFMNKSLSNLRVNPKIAIYIWGPEIKGCFQIKGVTSIKSSGKEYEEMKEKINKKNPALPARSLVIVKITEVFECKPGPGAGSKLL, from the coding sequence ATGGCAAAACTTACTGCAGAGATGAAAGAAGCGTTCTCAAAGATGAAAGTGTTCCCGGTAGCGACCGCCTCCAAAGACGGAACCCCGAATGTGATCCCCATCGGCGTTGTCGAACTCGTGGATGACGAGACCATCTGGATCACGGACAATTTCATGAACAAGAGCCTGTCGAACCTGCGGGTCAACCCGAAGATCGCGATCTACATCTGGGGGCCGGAGATCAAGGGCTGCTTCCAGATCAAGGGTGTGACCTCGATCAAGTCCAGCGGGAAAGAGTATGAGGAGATGAAGGAGAAGATCAACAAGAAGAACCCGGCCCTGCCCGCCCGGTCGCTGGTTATTGTTAAAATCACCGAAGTCTTCGAATGCAAACCCGGTCCTGGTGCCGGATCGAAACTTCTCTGA
- a CDS encoding aminotransferase class V-fold PLP-dependent enzyme: MREPPVKKILYWCEQCNIPLIAKSCACGREGKKIDLLQPYDLRPTLSADRALISDLIQERFGKIPLANVLLLNKTGGVDRADLVIMNGERLGWLTFDPVARVFSLDIAPEALPFLIAHAAKGIVDLDTHTDARREQGRIGGKRLALKTPTPNGTVIVRYKGKYGTGMVKDGSIKVKELIPVVAATPPNPGWDEVIEKNRYHLKNIERNAIRTIKQHIHDRPTANVSFSGGKDSTAVLHIARKAGVTKAFFINTNLEFPETLEFVRSEGVEIIEKAGDFWQAVEKAGPPGKDNRWCCKFQKLRPLKLYLADTGPCVTVQGNRWYESWNRASLEETSQNPDNPLQLNISPIRNWRALEVFLYLWWQKAAMNPLYEQGIERIGCYLCPAMLESEYEMIRQSHPEYTRRWDAFVESWAEKKGLPDAYCRFGLWRWRELPPKMRELCRNRGIPLNADNTLHATPGQTPKKEPVKTKGENTMETGMKEMTGDHLDVQAIRGDFSLLSEIIYLDSAATSLSPEPVIQSMAEFERNYRANVGRGVHRLTQIASQRYWHAHEKVSDFIGGKDGLVVFTKNTTESINMVAQGMTWKGGDRIVSTILEHHSNLLPWYHLKKQGVITDIVGIRDDYSLDLAALEAAITDKTRLVAVTHASNVLGVITPVQEIAKICHDHNVLLLVDMAQTAPHMPIDVSSLGCDFCAFSGHKMLGPTGTGVLWMKEPVIEPLLLGGGVVESVTGDEYVLSDGYQRYEAGTGNIAGGIGLGVAVDYLKKAGMDRIRKHDQALTARIIEGLRRFDRVHLYVPKNPQDRVGVVSFTIDGLHPHEIAQRLDEMADIMIRSGHHCCIPLMGRLGLPDGTARVSLGPYNTPGDVDLFLATIEEIVR; this comes from the coding sequence ATGCGAGAGCCGCCAGTGAAAAAAATCCTCTACTGGTGCGAACAATGCAATATCCCCCTTATTGCGAAGAGCTGCGCGTGTGGCAGGGAGGGGAAGAAGATCGATCTCCTCCAGCCCTATGACCTCCGCCCCACCCTCTCTGCCGACAGGGCCCTTATCAGCGACCTTATACAGGAGCGTTTTGGCAAAATTCCGCTCGCAAACGTTCTCCTCCTGAACAAGACCGGCGGGGTGGACCGGGCAGATCTTGTTATCATGAACGGCGAGCGGCTCGGCTGGCTCACCTTCGATCCGGTTGCACGGGTATTCAGCCTTGATATTGCCCCGGAAGCACTTCCATTTCTCATTGCCCATGCAGCAAAGGGGATCGTGGATCTCGATACCCATACCGATGCCCGCAGGGAGCAGGGCCGGATAGGCGGAAAACGCCTTGCCCTGAAAACCCCGACCCCCAACGGGACCGTGATCGTCCGGTACAAGGGCAAGTACGGGACCGGCATGGTAAAAGACGGCTCGATCAAAGTCAAGGAACTCATTCCGGTTGTTGCAGCAACCCCGCCCAACCCTGGCTGGGACGAGGTGATAGAGAAGAACCGGTATCACCTTAAAAACATTGAACGCAACGCGATCCGGACGATAAAACAGCATATCCACGACCGGCCGACAGCAAACGTTTCGTTCTCCGGAGGAAAAGACAGCACGGCAGTCCTCCACATCGCCAGGAAGGCCGGCGTTACAAAAGCATTTTTTATCAATACGAATCTCGAATTCCCCGAAACCCTTGAGTTTGTCAGGTCAGAGGGAGTCGAGATCATCGAAAAAGCCGGGGACTTCTGGCAGGCCGTGGAAAAAGCCGGGCCACCGGGAAAAGACAACCGCTGGTGCTGCAAGTTCCAGAAACTGCGCCCCCTCAAACTCTACCTTGCCGATACCGGCCCATGTGTGACCGTGCAGGGAAACCGGTGGTACGAATCGTGGAACCGGGCCAGCCTCGAAGAGACAAGCCAGAACCCGGACAACCCGCTGCAGCTCAATATATCGCCGATCCGTAACTGGCGGGCGCTCGAAGTCTTCCTTTACCTGTGGTGGCAGAAGGCGGCAATGAACCCGCTGTATGAACAGGGCATAGAACGGATCGGGTGTTACCTCTGTCCTGCGATGCTCGAAAGCGAATACGAGATGATACGGCAATCGCACCCGGAATATACCCGCCGCTGGGATGCGTTCGTGGAATCGTGGGCAGAGAAAAAAGGACTGCCGGATGCATACTGCCGCTTCGGACTCTGGCGGTGGAGGGAACTGCCGCCCAAGATGCGCGAGCTCTGCCGGAACCGGGGTATCCCCCTCAATGCAGACAATACCCTGCATGCAACACCCGGACAGACACCAAAGAAGGAACCAGTAAAAACGAAAGGAGAGAATACCATGGAAACGGGAATGAAGGAAATGACAGGAGATCACCTGGATGTTCAGGCGATTCGTGGGGACTTTTCCCTGCTTTCGGAGATCATCTACCTCGACAGCGCGGCAACGAGCCTCTCACCGGAGCCGGTCATACAGTCGATGGCAGAGTTCGAGCGCAATTACCGGGCAAACGTAGGAAGAGGGGTACACCGTCTCACCCAGATCGCTTCCCAGCGGTACTGGCACGCCCACGAGAAAGTGTCCGATTTCATCGGGGGAAAGGACGGTCTTGTAGTATTCACTAAAAATACCACTGAATCGATCAACATGGTGGCGCAGGGTATGACATGGAAGGGCGGGGATCGCATCGTTTCCACGATTCTCGAACACCACTCCAATCTCCTGCCATGGTATCACCTCAAAAAGCAGGGAGTCATCACCGATATCGTGGGAATACGGGACGATTATTCCCTTGATCTTGCCGCACTGGAGGCTGCCATCACCGACAAAACCCGCCTGGTCGCGGTTACGCACGCCTCAAATGTGCTTGGCGTTATCACACCGGTTCAGGAAATCGCGAAGATCTGCCACGACCATAATGTCCTGCTTCTCGTGGATATGGCCCAGACCGCCCCGCATATGCCGATCGATGTTTCCAGCCTCGGCTGCGACTTCTGTGCCTTCTCCGGCCACAAGATGCTCGGGCCCACCGGTACCGGCGTGCTGTGGATGAAAGAGCCGGTCATCGAACCCCTGCTTCTCGGGGGTGGCGTGGTGGAGTCCGTGACAGGAGACGAATATGTCCTTTCCGATGGATACCAGCGGTACGAAGCGGGAACCGGCAATATTGCCGGGGGAATCGGCCTGGGAGTTGCGGTCGATTACCTGAAGAAGGCGGGCATGGATCGAATCCGGAAGCACGATCAGGCACTCACGGCCCGCATCATTGAGGGACTGCGCAGGTTTGACCGGGTCCATCTCTATGTGCCGAAAAACCCGCAAGACCGGGTCGGCGTGGTCTCATTCACGATCGACGGCCTCCACCCGCACGAGATTGCCCAGCGCCTGGATGAGATGGCAGATATCATGATCCGGTCCGGGCACCACTGCTGTATCCCGCTCATGGGACGACTTGGACTTCCTGACGGGACCGCAAGGGTCAGTCTCGGCCCCTACAATACTCCAGGGGACGTGGATCTCTTCCTTGCAACGATCGAGGAAATTGTCCGGTAA
- the thiM gene encoding hydroxyethylthiazole kinase: MKPKQLSDLFGLVREKHPLVHHITNYVTVNDCANITMCAGGAPVMADAPEEVVEMAGVAGALVLNIGTLNKAQVESMILAGGMANDRKIPVILDPVGAGATRFRTETAERLLCELKIAILKGNAGEIGVLAGAGGKVRGVDSHGLAGDPVAVVRDYARAKKLTVVASGPTDIVTDGKRVLLVNNGHPMMGSISGTGCMAASVTGVFAAESSDTVLAAAAALAAFGIAGERAAAIARGPFSFKTALFDELALLTPADLASRARITSQE; the protein is encoded by the coding sequence ATGAAACCCAAACAACTGTCAGACCTCTTCGGGCTCGTGCGTGAAAAACACCCGCTCGTCCATCACATCACGAATTATGTGACCGTCAATGACTGTGCCAACATCACCATGTGTGCCGGCGGTGCGCCGGTCATGGCAGATGCACCGGAGGAAGTAGTGGAGATGGCCGGCGTTGCAGGCGCACTCGTCCTGAACATCGGTACGCTCAACAAGGCCCAGGTAGAATCCATGATCCTTGCCGGGGGGATGGCGAACGACCGGAAGATCCCCGTTATTCTCGATCCCGTGGGTGCGGGAGCAACCCGGTTCCGGACAGAGACTGCGGAGCGTCTCCTATGTGAACTGAAGATTGCGATCCTCAAGGGAAATGCCGGGGAGATCGGAGTTCTTGCAGGAGCTGGCGGAAAGGTGCGGGGTGTTGACTCCCACGGCCTGGCCGGGGACCCGGTAGCGGTCGTCAGAGACTATGCCCGGGCAAAGAAACTCACGGTCGTGGCAAGCGGCCCCACGGATATCGTAACCGACGGAAAACGCGTGCTCCTCGTAAACAACGGTCATCCCATGATGGGGAGCATCTCCGGCACCGGCTGTATGGCAGCATCCGTAACCGGTGTGTTTGCCGCCGAATCTTCCGATACTGTTCTTGCAGCGGCAGCAGCGCTTGCGGCATTCGGTATCGCGGGAGAGCGGGCAGCAGCCATTGCCCGGGGTCCGTTCAGCTTCAAGACGGCGCTGTTCGACGAACTTGCCCTCCTCACCCCGGCAGATCTCGCCTCCCGGGCACGGATCACATCACAGGAATAA
- the thiE gene encoding thiamine phosphate synthase produces MKYGLYVITDEAIAGGRSHAAIALLAVAGGADIIQLRDKTRGCRELTVIGREIREITRSAGAGFIVNDRLDVALACGADGVHLGQGDISPATARQLAPPGFIIGVSVGNRDEACRAEQEGADYVALSPTFSTGSKPDAGPGHGCGMLADICRNVSIPVIAIGGIGPENIPGVIRAGAEGVAVISAVVAQPDITAAARELATIIRDEKRRSQYE; encoded by the coding sequence ATGAAATACGGCCTGTACGTCATCACGGATGAGGCAATTGCCGGAGGGAGATCGCATGCAGCCATAGCCCTGCTTGCCGTAGCCGGGGGAGCGGACATTATCCAGCTCAGGGACAAGACCCGGGGATGCCGGGAACTCACCGTAATCGGCCGCGAGATCCGTGAGATTACCCGATCTGCCGGGGCGGGTTTTATCGTTAATGACCGGCTGGATGTTGCGCTTGCCTGCGGTGCTGACGGGGTCCATCTCGGGCAGGGAGACATCAGTCCCGCTACCGCCCGACAGCTTGCCCCGCCGGGATTTATTATTGGGGTCTCGGTCGGCAACCGGGATGAAGCCTGTCGGGCTGAGCAGGAAGGGGCGGATTACGTGGCACTCAGCCCGACATTCTCCACGGGCTCCAAACCGGATGCCGGACCCGGACACGGTTGCGGGATGCTTGCAGACATCTGCAGGAACGTATCCATCCCGGTAATAGCAATTGGCGGGATTGGACCGGAAAATATTCCGGGGGTCATTCGTGCAGGTGCAGAGGGTGTTGCCGTGATCTCAGCGGTAGTTGCACAGCCGGATATTACAGCAGCAGCACGGGAACTTGCCACTATTATAAGAGACGAGAAGAGGAGATCGCAGTATGAGTGA
- a CDS encoding DNA polymerase ligase N-terminal domain-containing protein, whose amino-acid sequence MSEQSGRRFVLHEHFAKHHHFDLRLEKDGVLVSWAVPKGLPEQPGVRRLAIQVEDHPLDYIGFEGTIPEGEYGAGEVKIADSGTYETLLWTHDRIEVIFGGSKISGKYTLIRFRNAGDKEWLILKVKQG is encoded by the coding sequence ATGAGTGAACAGTCCGGTCGCAGGTTTGTCCTGCACGAACATTTCGCAAAACACCATCATTTCGATCTCCGGCTGGAAAAGGATGGGGTTCTTGTGAGTTGGGCGGTCCCAAAAGGCCTGCCGGAGCAGCCGGGAGTGAGAAGGCTTGCAATTCAGGTCGAGGATCATCCGCTGGACTACATTGGATTTGAGGGCACAATCCCGGAGGGGGAATATGGGGCCGGTGAGGTGAAGATTGCCGATAGCGGGACCTATGAGACGCTTCTCTGGACTCATGACCGGATCGAAGTAATCTTCGGGGGTAGCAAAATTTCCGGAAAATACACCCTTATCCGGTTCAGGAACGCCGGCGACAAAGAGTGGCTTATCCTGAAGGTAAAACAAGGATAA
- a CDS encoding PAS domain-containing protein, whose amino-acid sequence MKTISPQKTLGLSIIALLTIGIVLLSIFSLKNGYFNIFPYFYILPILILAYFHPRYAVYFTVFLGWVFLGLVYLYGPADIQLYAASIAFFYIFVSLGIIISAFSSQALQERRYREIFENSQAGILTFDVDTQKIREINAHSAEILGHTPDELKLQPFSSLMLDIEQESRFMKKIRQDEKITDMEIPLRRKDRTVIWVMVTAALTKGGIVICSLVDITERRRTKDELIESELRYRTLFDGASDAIFLHDIDGRIYETNIIATRYLGYTKKELMQMRIHDLSVDPKHWLAPDKTETFLARGHMLFETVMKRKDGSTIPVEISSRITEYFGMSAVMSTVRDISERREK is encoded by the coding sequence ATGAAGACCATCTCGCCGCAAAAAACCCTGGGACTCTCGATCATCGCGTTACTTACGATCGGCATTGTGCTCCTCTCGATATTTTCCTTAAAGAACGGTTATTTCAATATCTTCCCGTATTTCTACATCCTGCCTATCCTGATCCTTGCCTATTTCCACCCCCGGTATGCAGTGTACTTTACGGTATTCCTCGGGTGGGTCTTCCTCGGGCTCGTGTACCTCTACGGACCGGCAGATATCCAGCTCTATGCGGCAAGTATTGCATTCTTCTATATTTTTGTCTCGCTGGGTATCATCATATCAGCATTCTCAAGCCAGGCTCTCCAGGAACGGAGATACCGGGAGATCTTTGAAAATTCCCAGGCAGGCATCCTTACGTTTGACGTGGATACCCAGAAGATCCGTGAGATCAACGCGCATTCGGCCGAGATTCTCGGGCACACACCCGATGAGCTGAAGCTGCAGCCATTCTCATCCCTCATGCTCGATATAGAGCAGGAGTCCCGGTTCATGAAGAAGATCCGGCAGGACGAAAAGATAACGGATATGGAAATTCCCCTGCGCAGGAAGGACCGGACCGTTATCTGGGTGATGGTGACTGCAGCCCTGACAAAAGGCGGCATCGTGATTTGTTCTCTCGTGGATATCACCGAACGCCGGCGTACCAAGGACGAACTCATTGAATCCGAACTCCGGTACCGGACACTCTTTGATGGCGCAAGCGATGCGATATTCCTGCATGATATCGATGGCAGGATCTATGAAACCAATATTATCGCTACGCGGTATCTCGGGTATACAAAAAAGGAACTCATGCAAATGCGTATCCATGACCTGAGTGTCGATCCGAAGCACTGGTTAGCACCGGATAAAACCGAAACATTCCTTGCCCGGGGTCATATGCTCTTTGAGACAGTCATGAAAAGGAAAGACGGATCCACCATTCCCGTCGAGATCAGCAGCAGGATTACTGAATATTTCGGCATGTCTGCCGTAATGAGCACGGTCCGGGACATCTCGGAGCGCAGGGAAAAGTAA